One genomic window of Branchiostoma floridae strain S238N-H82 chromosome 4, Bfl_VNyyK, whole genome shotgun sequence includes the following:
- the LOC118413751 gene encoding uncharacterized methyltransferase Mb3374-like, with product MSATKTQYSDAARTMWETTNDDYEKFRPSHDKAGVRVLLEHLGLLDDVNQRNGTPPTDDVTPSLDNVAPRTYDLLEVGAGTGKCTRVIKDLLGENARIVALDPVAGMIQQLKDKVPGVDVLVGFCESIPLPDNSVKAVISSQSFHFYANEAALREIHRVLIPGGKFGINFTADDEDSPLVHGVLDLIRKYKYPECPDHFVNPLLDTSWKDCFDAAPLFTPLQEHIFPWENQQTLPDAESVVKLFMTYSPIAREPDIRKECAERMFELLTTDPAIKQVNGIPMDIPRMSALYWCTKK from the exons AACGACGACTACGAGAAGTTTCGGCCGTCCCATGACAAGGCGGGGGTGAGGGTTCTGCTGGAACACCTGGGCCTTTTAGACGACGTCAATCAAAGGAACGGGACTCCGCCCACCGATGACGTCACTCCGAGTCTGGATAACGTGGCTCCGCGCACATATGACTTGTTGGAAGTGGGCGCTGGTACCGGGAAATGCACACGTGTTATCAAGGACCTACTGGGAGAG aACGCACGAATCGTAGCGCTGGATCCTGTAGCTGGAATGATCCAACAGCTGAAGGACAAAGTTCCCGGGGTGGACGTTCTTGTCGGTTTCTGTGAGTCCATACCGCTTCCCGACAACTCCGTCAAG GCTGTTATCTCCTCGCAGAGTTTCCATTTCTACGCGAACGAGGCCGCTCTTCGCGAGATTCACCGGGTCCTCATTCCGGGCGGCAAGTTCG GTATAAATTTTACGGCGGATGACGAGGATTCACCGCTCGTGCACGGCGTTTTAGATCTGATAAGGAAGTACAAGTATCCCGAGTGTCCGGACCACTTTGTGAACCCACTCCTGGACACCAGCTGGAAGGACTGCTTCGATGCTGCGCCGCTCTTCACCCCACTGCAAGAGCACATCTTCCCCTGGGAGAACCAACAGACTCTA CCTGACGCCGAGTCTGTGGTGAAACTCTTCATGACATACAGCCCCATTGCTCGGGAACCCGATATTAGAAAGGAGTGTGCAGAGCGCATGTTCGAACTGCTCACCACCGACCCAGCCATTAAGCAGGTGAATGGCATTCCGATGGACATACCGCGCATGAGCGCCCTCTACTGGTGTACAAAGAAATAG